A window from Triticum aestivum cultivar Chinese Spring chromosome 6D, IWGSC CS RefSeq v2.1, whole genome shotgun sequence encodes these proteins:
- the LOC123141755 gene encoding membrane protein PM19L isoform X1, with translation MAVGAASRRYIGPLLCINLVMHAAVLGIAGWSLNKFIDRETHRHLGGNTATGYLLVFSLMAGVVGACSVLPALLHVRAPWHSESLAAAASTGLVSWALTALAFGFCPTLAPPVILACKHITLGNRGRRLRTLEAFITISTLTQLFYLLLLHAGALSSVHGVGQACGNHGEACCREIPRGELAADHKTAGGVPSPDA, from the exons ATGGCCGTGGGCGCGGCGAGCAGGCGGTACATCGGGCCCCTGCTGTGCATCAACCTCGTCATGCACGCGGCCGTCCTCGGCATCGCCGGCTGGTCGCTCAACAAGTTCATCGACCGCGAGACGCACCGCC ATCTAGGAGGCAACACGGCGACGGGGTACCTGCTCGTCTTCTCGCTCATGGCCGGGGTGGTCGGCGCCTGCTCGGTGCTTCCCGCCCTACTCCACGTCAGGGCGCCCTGGCACAGCGagagcctcgccgccgccgcctccaccgggcTCGTCTCCTGGGCGCTCACCGCCCTCGCCTTCGGGTTCTGCCCTACACTCGCACCGCCAGTAAT CCTCGCGTGCAAGCACATCACTCTAGGGAACCGAGGAAGGCGCCTG AGGACGTTGGAGGCGTTCATCACGATCTCGACGCTGACGCAGCTCTTCTACCTGCTTCTGCTCCACGCCGGCGCCTTGAGCAGCGTGCATGGAGTTGGACAGGCCTGCGGGAACCACGGCGAAGCCTGCTGCCGCGAGATCCCTCGGGGAGAGCTCGCCGCGGACCATAAGACGGCGGGAGGGGTTCCGTCCCCGGATGCATGA
- the LOC123145395 gene encoding chemocyanin, whose product MALGRGSARNSAAVLGAAALLLGLLAMSAEAAKYTVGDYGGWKFNVAGWAKGRTFRAGDVLEFKYNGAVHDVAAVGAAAYQSCVVPKGKRALRSGHDKVRLVKGMHYFVCTVRGHCKANMKIAVRVI is encoded by the exons ATGGCTCTGGGAAGAGGCAGTGCGAGGAACAGCGCCGCGGTCCTCGGCGCGGCGGCGCTGCTGCTCGGCTTGCTCGCGATGAGCGCCGAGGCGGCCAAGTACACGGTCGGCGACTACGGGGGCTGGAAGTTCAACGTCGCCGGGTGGGCCAAGGGCAGGACCTTCCGCGCCGGCGACGTGCTCG AGTTCAAGTACAACGGGGCGGTGCACGACGTggcggccgtgggcgcggcggCGTACCAGAGCTGTGTGGTGCCCAAGGGCAAAAGGGCGCTGCGCAGCGGGCACGACAAGGTGAGGCTGGTCAAGGGGATGCACTACTTCGTCTGCACCGTGCGCGGGCACTGCAAGGCCAACATGAAGATCGCTGTCAGGGTCATCTAG
- the LOC123141756 gene encoding protein CURVATURE THYLAKOID 1A, chloroplastic isoform X2: MATTACSTALLGGAGARLPVRAAAAPRSVLLPRRNFSPLGLQDTPRLSLLRAKASSDDTSAASGDELVDDLKAKWDAVENKSTVLTYAGGAIVAVWFSSVIVGAINSLPLLPKIMELVGLGYSGWFVYRYLLFKERREELADDVESLKKSIAGTEAE; encoded by the exons ATGGCCACAACGGCGTGCTCTACGGCGCTTCTGGGTGGAGCAGGAGCGCGCCTccccgtccgcgccgccgccgcgccgcggtcCGTTCTCCTCCCACGGCGTAACTTCTCCCCTCTTGGCCTCCAAG ATACACCGCGGCTCTCTCTGCTCCGGGCGAAGGCCTCCTCCGATGACACCTCTGCCGCGAGCGGCGACGAGCTCGTCGACGACCTGAAAGCCAAG TGGGACGCCGTCGAGAACAAGTCCACCGTGCTGACGTACGCCGGCGGCGCCATCGTCGCCGTATGGTTCTCCTCCGTCATCGTCGGCGCCATCAACTCCCTGCCTCTG CTTCCCAAGATCATGGAGCTTGTTGGGCTCGGCTACAGCGGATGGTTCGTGTACCGCTACCTCCTCTTCAAG GAACGCAGGGAAGAGCTGGCCGACGACGTGGAGTCCTTGAAGAAGAGCATTGCTGGTACAGAGGCAGAGTAA
- the LOC123142643 gene encoding uncharacterized protein, which translates to MPKALYICASLFSQHHRGRLKLATQPIAMATSQSTAPSFFNFLKEGVRLPTRNRRLFIAVGAIIIASTALLLLGSDLALQPLADEIQLDVKALNGTDPGSLEYAKLVQEIQNDTKELLLVGAVYLLFAIVVSSAVRIILLFATVLTYSGEQRATFSELLGKAKAQLKGPLLTLAFVYVLEIVYIVFLALMGALLVVLMAKQYFVLLILASLLVLSAAISLVYFSFVCSFSVVVAVAEPGCQGAAALCRACRLAKGKKWQVVLYVAVTCALASVLSPVHTLATTCAGNSVALGLLLGFVYAVLMALVQLFAVCAMTAFYYERRENIDSQLGDTAYAKLSTEEANA; encoded by the coding sequence ATGCCCAAAGCACTATATATCTGCGCGTCTCTCTTCTCTCAGCATCATCGCGGTCGTTTGAAGCTAGCTACTCAACCCATAGCCATGGCAACCAGTCAAAGCACGGCACCTTCGTTCTTCAACTTCCTAAAGGAAGGCGTCCGCCTCCCGACCCGCAACCGGAGGCTCTTCATAGCGGTCGGCGCCATCATCATCGCCTCCACCGCGCTGCTCCTCCTCGGCAGCGACCTCGCCCTCCAGCCCCTCGCCGACGAGATCCAGCTCGACGTCAAGGCGCTAAACGGCACCGACCCCGGCAGCCTGGAGTACGCCAAGCTCGTACAGGAGATCCAGAATGACACCAAGGAGCTCCTGCTCGTAGGCGCGGTGTACCTCCTCTTCGCGATCGTCGTCAGCTCCGCCGTCCGGATCATCCTCCTCTTCGCCACCGTCTTGACGTACTCCGGCGAGCAGCGTGCTACCTTCAGCGAGCTCCTAGGAAAAGCTAAGGCGCAGCTGAAGGGCCCCCTGCTCACGCTCGCCTTCGTCTACGTCCTGGAGATCGTCTACATCGTGTTTCTGGCGTTGATGGGGGCACTTCTCGTTGTTCTCATGGCGAAGCAGTACTTCGTGTTGCTCATCCTGGCGTCGCTGCTAGTCCTCTCCGCGGCCATCTCCCTCGTCTACTTCTCCTTCGTCTGCTCTTTCAGCGTCGTCGTGGCGGTGGCCGAGCCCGGctgccaaggggcagccgcgttaTGCAGGGCGTGTAGGCtggcgaaggggaagaagtggcAGGTCGTGCTGTACGTCGCCGTTACCTGTGCCCTGGCCAGCGTCCTTTCGCCGGTGCACACGCTCGCGACGACTTGCGCGGGTAATAGCGTGGCTCTTGGGTTGCTCCTAGGTTTTGTGTACGCCGTTCTGATGGCACTCGTGCAGTTGTTCGCCGTCTGCGCCATGACCGCGTTCTACTACGAGCGCAGGGAGAACATCGACAGCCAGCTGGGGGATACTGCATACGCCAAGTTATCAACGGAAGAAGCAAACGCTTGA
- the LOC123141755 gene encoding membrane protein PM19L isoform X2 yields the protein MAVGAASRRYIGPLLCINLVMHAAVLGIAGWSLNKFIDRETHRHLGGNTATGYLLVFSLMAGVVGACSVLPALLHVRAPWHSESLAAAASTGLVSWALTALAFGLACKHITLGNRGRRLRTLEAFITISTLTQLFYLLLLHAGALSSVHGVGQACGNHGEACCREIPRGELAADHKTAGGVPSPDA from the exons ATGGCCGTGGGCGCGGCGAGCAGGCGGTACATCGGGCCCCTGCTGTGCATCAACCTCGTCATGCACGCGGCCGTCCTCGGCATCGCCGGCTGGTCGCTCAACAAGTTCATCGACCGCGAGACGCACCGCC ATCTAGGAGGCAACACGGCGACGGGGTACCTGCTCGTCTTCTCGCTCATGGCCGGGGTGGTCGGCGCCTGCTCGGTGCTTCCCGCCCTACTCCACGTCAGGGCGCCCTGGCACAGCGagagcctcgccgccgccgcctccaccgggcTCGTCTCCTGGGCGCTCACCGCCCTCGCCTTCGG CCTCGCGTGCAAGCACATCACTCTAGGGAACCGAGGAAGGCGCCTG AGGACGTTGGAGGCGTTCATCACGATCTCGACGCTGACGCAGCTCTTCTACCTGCTTCTGCTCCACGCCGGCGCCTTGAGCAGCGTGCATGGAGTTGGACAGGCCTGCGGGAACCACGGCGAAGCCTGCTGCCGCGAGATCCCTCGGGGAGAGCTCGCCGCGGACCATAAGACGGCGGGAGGGGTTCCGTCCCCGGATGCATGA
- the LOC123145398 gene encoding uncharacterized protein, with translation MGLFGGSFKFLVGVGCGVYVAQNYNVPNVKKLFNTYVFLAKHIEETYRKPKKDDKDE, from the coding sequence ATGGGGCTTTTCGGTGGTAGCTTCAAGTTTTTGGTGGGAGTGGGATGTGGTGTCTATGTAGCTCAGAACTACAACGTTCCAAATGTCAAGAAGCTGTTCAACACGTATGTTTTCCTGGCAAAGCACATTGAGGAAACATACCGTAAGCCGAAGAAAGACGACAAAGACGAGTGA
- the LOC123141756 gene encoding protein CURVATURE THYLAKOID 1A, chloroplastic isoform X1 yields the protein MATTACSTALLGGAGARLPVRAAAAPRSVLLPRRNFSPLGLQGAHDTPRLSLLRAKASSDDTSAASGDELVDDLKAKWDAVENKSTVLTYAGGAIVAVWFSSVIVGAINSLPLLPKIMELVGLGYSGWFVYRYLLFKERREELADDVESLKKSIAGTEAE from the exons ATGGCCACAACGGCGTGCTCTACGGCGCTTCTGGGTGGAGCAGGAGCGCGCCTccccgtccgcgccgccgccgcgccgcggtcCGTTCTCCTCCCACGGCGTAACTTCTCCCCTCTTGGCCTCCAAGGTGCGCACG ATACACCGCGGCTCTCTCTGCTCCGGGCGAAGGCCTCCTCCGATGACACCTCTGCCGCGAGCGGCGACGAGCTCGTCGACGACCTGAAAGCCAAG TGGGACGCCGTCGAGAACAAGTCCACCGTGCTGACGTACGCCGGCGGCGCCATCGTCGCCGTATGGTTCTCCTCCGTCATCGTCGGCGCCATCAACTCCCTGCCTCTG CTTCCCAAGATCATGGAGCTTGTTGGGCTCGGCTACAGCGGATGGTTCGTGTACCGCTACCTCCTCTTCAAG GAACGCAGGGAAGAGCTGGCCGACGACGTGGAGTCCTTGAAGAAGAGCATTGCTGGTACAGAGGCAGAGTAA